A genomic stretch from Methanothrix sp. includes:
- the pheA gene encoding prephenate dehydratase, translating into MRIGVLGPRGSYSEMAAARRFPDAELVYFDDIEDVFDAVERRDADMGVVPLENSLEGSVALTLDLLLRRSLFICGEVVIPIRHCLLGRGDPDSVRIILSHPQALAQCRQYIRRRYPGVEVRTTGSTSHAARLAQEFPEMAAIANLEAAKTYGLKVLDRDIQDSKNNVTRFVVLSREMSRRTGDDRTSIVVYLEKDRPGALFSILREFAVRNINLTRIESRPSRRELGDYYFFIDLEGHMEDDAVREALEGIEKAANMVRVLGSYPKGQAVLE; encoded by the coding sequence TTGAGGATAGGCGTTCTGGGCCCGAGGGGCTCATACTCGGAGATGGCCGCAGCGAGGCGCTTTCCAGATGCAGAGCTTGTTTACTTCGATGATATAGAGGACGTCTTTGATGCCGTGGAGCGCCGTGATGCGGATATGGGGGTTGTTCCGCTGGAGAACAGCCTGGAGGGATCTGTGGCCCTGACGCTGGATCTTCTTCTCAGAAGATCCCTCTTCATATGCGGGGAGGTTGTGATCCCGATAAGGCACTGTCTTCTGGGGAGAGGCGATCCTGACAGTGTCAGAATCATACTCTCACATCCCCAGGCGCTCGCGCAGTGCAGGCAGTACATAAGGCGCAGGTATCCGGGTGTTGAGGTTAGAACCACAGGCTCAACAAGCCATGCAGCCAGGCTGGCTCAGGAGTTCCCGGAGATGGCCGCGATAGCGAACCTGGAGGCTGCGAAGACATACGGGCTCAAGGTGCTCGACAGGGACATACAGGACTCCAAGAACAATGTGACCAGGTTTGTCGTTCTATCAAGAGAGATGTCGAGGAGAACAGGCGATGACAGGACGTCGATAGTCGTCTACCTCGAAAAGGACAGGCCAGGAGCGCTCTTCTCTATTCTAAGAGAGTTCGCGGTCAGAAACATCAATCTCACAAGGATAGAGTCGCGGCCCAGCAGGAGGGAGCTGGGGGATTACTACTTCTTCATAGACCTTGAGGGTCACATGGAGGACGATGCTGTGAGGGAGGCGCTGGAAGGCATCGAAAAGGCCGCGAACATGGTCAGGGTCCTGGGGTCGTATCCGAAAGGCCAGGCGGTTTTAGAGTGA